From a single Miscanthus floridulus cultivar M001 chromosome 8, ASM1932011v1, whole genome shotgun sequence genomic region:
- the LOC136475653 gene encoding putative vacuolar cation/proton exchanger 4 has translation MATDSADSQRLLLGRQNSHQADGADEFEDNNLAAPEPLSHNIGASFQRNPSSTNSGVFGSLKIVLLKSKLNLLIPCGFFAILINYLSQNKAWVFPLSLLGIIPLAERLGFATEQLGLFTGRTAGGLLNATFGNATELVISIHALRSGKLQVVQQSLLGSILSNTLLVLGCAFFGGGLTCGKSEQIFRKEDAVLNSGLLLMAVMGLVSPAMLYYTHTEVNLGKSALALSRFSSCIMLFAYAAFIFFELSNSRRRDESSEGGGGDQGDDDCEYAFPEISMWEAIAWLAIFTAWISVFSDFLVDAIEGASKAWKIPVAFISTVLLPIVGNAAEHASAVMFAMKDKLDLSLGVAIGSSTQISMFVIPFSVVAGWMMGQPMDLNFHLFETASLLITVLVVALLLQDGTSNCFKGLMLILCYLIVAASFYVYADPNIDGV, from the exons ATGGCTACGGACAGTGCCGATTCCCAGAGGCTCTTGCTTGGGCGTCAAAACTCACATCAG GCTGATGGAGCAGATGAGTTCGAGGACAACAATCTTGCTGCACCAGAACCTTTGTCCCACAATATCGGAGCAAGTTTCCAAAGGAATCCAAGCTCTACAAACTCGGGTGTATTCGGAAGCCTGAAGATTGTGCTGCTGAAATCTAAGCTCAATTTGCTTATACCATGTGGATTCTTTGCAATCCTGATCAATTATCTCAGCCAAAATAAG GCCTGGGTATTTCCTCTGAGCCTGTTGGGTATCATTCCTTTGGCTGAGCGATTGGGTTTTGCTACCGA GCAGCTAGGACTCTTCACTGGCCGAACAG CTGGGGGCCTCCTGAATGCTACATTTGGCAATGCCACCGAGCTGGTCATATCGATTCATGCGCTTCGGAGCGGAAAGCTACAGGTGGTTCAGCAATCTCTCCTCGGATCAATCCTGTCAAACACGCTGCTGGTTCTTGGCTGTGCGTTCTTTGGTGGGGGGCTCACCTGCGGCAAATCAGAGCAGATTTTCAGAAAG GAAGATGCAGTGCTGAACTCTGGGCTGCTCTTGATGGCTGTGATGGGGCTGGTCTCTCCTGCTATGCTGTACTATACTCACACCGAGGTTAACTTGGGCAAGTCAGCACTGGCATTGTCAAGATTCAGCAGCTGCATAATGCTTTTTGCTTATGCTGCTTTCATTTTCTTCGAGCTGTCCAACAGTCGCCGCAGAGACGAATCTAGTGAG GGAGGAGGTGGGGATCAAGGGGACGACGATTGCGAATACGCGTTTCCTGAAATTTCTATGTGGGAAGCCATTGCTTGGCTTGCAATTTTTACTGCTTGGATCTCAGTTTTCTCTGACTTTTTAGTTGATGCAATCGAG GGAGCTTCCAAGGCTTGGAAAATACCAGTTGCGTTCATCAGTACTGTTTTGCTTCCAATTGTAGGGAATGCTGCAGAACATGCCAGTGCTGTTATGTTTGCAATGAAAGACAAATTA GACCTTTCCCTTGGAGTCGCCATCGGGTCTTCGACACAGATATCCATGTTTGTG ATACCATTTAGTGTAGTGGCAGGATGGATGATGGGCCAGCCAATGGACTTGAATTTCCATCTGTTTGAAACCGCCAGCCTCTTGATAACCGTACTGGTTGTAGCACTTCTGTTGCAG GATGGGACTTCGAATTGTTTCAAAGGGCTGATGCTAATTCTCTGCTACCTGATAGTAGCTGCCAGTTTTTATGTATATGCTGATCCAAATATTGATG GTGTTTAG